The proteins below are encoded in one region of Penicillium psychrofluorescens genome assembly, chromosome: 4:
- a CDS encoding uncharacterized protein (ID:PFLUO_007082-T1.cds;~source:funannotate) — MDDCRIGWSREARLRNISFKRTFEEPVLERQYMSMMPAPWLYATDGTRSYFNARISEGYAHAYLTMGVICLCLNYGGEIISLGKNPSRQTEEGLRAQEARRERRLDEVAARTEEEITTEEEKKIQRLKDLGVDKDRPPRRFLFSTFITADVPISAVNSFLQGQAYHAIPQSVDLAGFAVMRSEERPSIHDEGLFVRADDEERSFNAAYTFVIMDAQTKEDGTVLICVDSEDFRTVRAEPSVCLWNLIPFEMLVFNVDDISEEGTILAEPSAEEDRGFRLPSPGQNQPSDES; from the exons ATGGATGACTGCCGGATCGGATGGAGTCGCGAGGCGCGACTTCGTAACATTTCCTTCAAACGGACATTCGAAGAGCCTGTTCTAGAAAGACAGTACATGTCGATGATGCCCGCGCCCTGGCTGTACGCGACCGACGGGACGCGAAGCTACTTCAATGCAAGAATATCAGAAGGCTATG CTCATGCGTATTTGACCATGGGTGTCATCTGCCTCTGCCTGAACTATGGCGGAGAGATTATCAGCCTCGGGAAAAACCCGTCGAGACA AACCGAAGAGGGGCTCCGCGCGCAGGAGGCTCGTCGGGAAAGACGACTGGACGAGGTCGCGGCACGTACTGAAGAAGAGATCACcacggaagaggaaaagaagatccagcGCCTGAAAGACCTCGGAGTTGATAAAGATCGTCCCCCGCGGCGCTTCCTGTTCTCAACGTTCATCACAGCAGATGTCCCCATCTCG GCCGTGAATAGCTTCTTGCAAGGCCAAGCGTACCACGCGATACCGCAATCGGTGGATCTAGCGGGATTCGCGGTTATGCGGTCGGAAGAACGGCCTTCCATTCATGACGAGGGCCTG TTCGTCCgtgccgacgacgaggagcgaAGCTTCAATGCGGCGTACACCTTCGTCATCATGGATGCGCAGACGAAGGAAGATGGTACGGTTCTCATTTGCGTCGACAGCGAGGATTTCCGTACCGTTAGAGCCGAGCCTTCGGTTTGCCTATG GAACCTCATCCCGTTTGAAATGCTCGTCTTCAATGTAGATGACATTTCCGAGGAAGGTACGATTTTGGCC